In the Dioscorea cayenensis subsp. rotundata cultivar TDr96_F1 chromosome 12, TDr96_F1_v2_PseudoChromosome.rev07_lg8_w22 25.fasta, whole genome shotgun sequence genome, one interval contains:
- the LOC120273292 gene encoding peroxidase 21-like, translating into MNKRMVLGSRAHSLFLLFSLFLCLFSFVKGELRLNFYSESCPQAEDIVKEEVEKLYHKHGNTAVSWVRNLFHDCMVKSCDASLLLEDTSSTISEQNSPRSFGMRNFKYVKVIKDALEKECPNTVSCADIVALSAREGVVMLKGPYFNMRTGRRDSKESYSQDVINSIPNHNDSLSFILSRFQSIGINAEGTTALFRSIYAEYLKGRCPSPEPDPKAVAYARNDRDTPMIIDNMYYKNLLKHKGLMLVDQQLVTDPSTSQFVEKMAVDNDYFYEKFTEALLLMSENNPVTGDEGEIRKDCRFVN; encoded by the exons atgaacaaaagaatggtTTTGGGATCAAGAGCTCATTCTCTCTTccttttattctctcttttcttatGTCTTTTCTCCTTTG tGAAAGGAGAGTTGAGGTTAAATTTTTACTCGGAGAGTTGCCCTCAAGCCGAAGACATCGTGAAGGAAGAAGTTGAAAAACTCTACCATAAACATGGGAACACTGCTGTTTCTTGGGTTAGAAACCTCTTCCATGATTGCATGGTTAAG TCTTGTGATGCTTCACTCTTGTTGGAGGACACAAGCTCAACAATCTCAGAGCAAAATTCACCAAGAAGCTTTGGGATGAGAAATTTCAAGTATGTTAAAGTGATTAAAGATGCATTAGAGAAAGAATGCCCTAATACCGTTTCTTGTGCTGACATTGTTGCTCTTTCCGCAAGAGAGGGAGTTGTTATG CTTAAAGGACCATATTTTAACATGAGAACAGGAAGAAGAGATAGCAAAGAAAGCTACAGCCAAGATGTGATCAACTCCATTCCCAACCACAATGATAGCCTTTCCTTCATTCTCTCTCGATTTCAATCAATAGGAATCAATGCCGAAGGGACAACGGCTCTTTTCAG ATCCATCTATGCTGAGTATCTCAAAGGACGTTGCCCTTCACCGGAACCTGACCCAAAGGCAGTGGCATATGCAAGGAATGATAGAGATACACCAATGATAATTGATAACATGTATTACAAGAATTTACTTAAGCATAAAGGGTTGATGTTAGTAGACCAACAATTGGTTACTGACCCTTCAACATCTCAATTTGTTGAAAAAATGGCTGTGGATAATGATTATTTCTATGAGAAGTTCACCGAGGCTTTGCTCTTGATGTCGGAGAATAATCCGGTCACCGGAGATGAAGGGGAGATTAGAAAGGATTGTAGATTTGTTAATTAA